The genomic region AGAAAGGCGGAGAAGGCGCTTGGCCGAAGGCTTGTGGACCGCTCCAGGGGAGGGCGCGATGGGGGATCTTCGCGGTTGACTGTTTTCGGGACAGAGCTTCTGGACGCGTGGAAAAGATACAGGAGGGCGGTCGACGGCGATATAGAAAACGCTTATGAAAGATTTCTCAGAAAACTCGTAGAAGGAGAATATGATGAGTGAGGAAGAACTAGGCAGGGTGATCGATGCGGCGGTCGAGACGAAAGATGGAAGGAAAAAGCTCTCATGCGCGAAAGCTTTCATAATCGCCGACGATTACGGGATCAGGCTCAGCGATATAAGCAGGTATTGCAACAGGAATGATATAAGGATCTCCAATTGCCAGCTCGGGTGTTTTAAATGAAGGTGATAGTGATATCAGGTTCGCATTCGAACGTGGGAAAGACAGGACTGGCACTGAAGATCATATCGATCCTCGAAGACGCAGTTCATGTCAAGATAGGTCATGGGACGCGCAAGGAGGGACTTGGAAACCGGTTCTATCCCGAGGGGACAGCGTTAGAAACTGTCGCCGCCGAAAACAACGGCCGCCGGTACCTCGTGATCGAGAGCAACAGGATACTGCGCGAGATAGATCCCGACCTGGCGATCTTTCTTGCCGGCGGCGAGGATAAACCGACGGCGAAAGAAGCGAGGAAGAAGGCCGATATAATCCGGGGAAAGGGTCTCAGAGGCGAAGAGGTCGACAGGATAAGCGAATCGCTTGGAGTCGATCGGAAGGTCGCGCTGGAGATCATAAGACTCGCAGGATCTTTCGAAGAGGAACATGGAAAATGATATCGTACGAAGAAGCTCTGAAAATAGTGATCGGCGCGGCTGATCTGACGGGGAATGAGACTGTTCCCCTGATAGAGAGCGCGGGAAGGGTCCTCGCGGGCGATATCCGCAGCGATATAGATATGCCTCCGTTCAATAAATCGGCGATGGACGGTTTTGCCGTCAGAACCGAGGACCTCCGAGCTGGCGCCAGTCTCAGGATCATCGAGACGATCCCGGCAGGCGTCTATCCGAAAAAGAGCGTGGGAAAAGGCGAATGCTCGAGGATCATGACCGGCGGCGCCGTCCCCGATGGAGCAGGCCGCGTGGTAATGGTCGAGCATACCGAAGAGGCTGACGGTCATATGACTGTCACTAAAGAAAGTTCAGCGGTTAATATATGCTTCAGGGCTGAGGATATCCGAACAGGTGATCTGGTCCTTGAAAAGGGGACGATAATCGACCCCCCCAGGGTCGCTCTTCTTGCTTCGGTAGGCTGCGATCCCGTCGAAGTCTTCCGAAGGCCAGTCATGGGGATCGCCGCTACCGGAAGCGAACTCGTCGAGCCGGACGAAAAGCCTGAAGGCGCGATGATAAGAAACAGCAACGGGTACCAGCTCTTCAGCCAGGCTGCCCGCGCCGGGTTCGATCCGCGTTATCTCGGGATCGTCGGAGATACTCCGGAGGCGGTCGGGGAGATAATAGAAAGAGTATCCGGCGGGGTCGATCTGCTTATATTCTCGGGCGGAGTCTCCATGGGTGATTACGATTTTGTCCCCGGCGTGCTGAGGGAAAAGGGATTCGAACTTTATTTCGAAAAGGTCGCCGTCAAGCCCGGAAGGCCTATGGTCTTCGGCCGAAGGGGCAAGACCGCGGTCTTTGGATTGCCCGGGAATCCAGTTTCGACTTTCATCCTTTTCGAACTTTTCGTCAAGCCGCTTGGATTCGCCATGATGGGCTCAAAGTACAGGCACAGGGAGGTGAGGGCCGTTCTGGCCGGGGCGATAACAAGAAGGAAGACTGGAAGGCGTTCACATATTCCTGTCAGGTTCGTCTCGCCCGGCGTAGTCGGGCCGGTGGAATATCACGGTTCGGCCCATATCCGGGCTTTCGCCGCGGCTGATGGTATCATAGCGATCGAGACAGGTGTTTCAAGAGTGGAGGCGGGAGAGGAGATCGACGTCATCCTCACCTGCTGAGTCGACGGCAGCGCCGGTTGAAAAAAAAGGGGCCGGCCAGAAATACCGGCGCCCCTTTGACCTGAAATGAATCACTTTAAAACCTGTGAATGATCCCGATTGACAGCCCCGTCGGGTTATCGCCGATCTCGGGAACTACGATCTCGCCATGGCCGCCACCTGTGCAGGCGTAATCAGCTTCCGGATCGTTAATCGCTACCGACCAGGCGCCATAGAATTTCGTGTTGTCGCCAGCGGGAAGATCGATGCCCGCAGTCACGATTTTCGCCCCCGTATCATCGACCTTGTCGCCGTCGACGACGAGGCCGCCTGTCACATTATATTGAGCTTTCAGTATCATCTTTTCATGAGCCTTGAAACTCGCGCCTAGCCCGAATGTCTTTCGACCGACATCCCTTGCGCCGTTGATATTGGCGAGGCGCTCGAAAGATCCTACCAGCCGGTACTTCTCCCAGCTGTAGCTTCCGGCAAGGCGAAGGCCGTTTTCCGACCTGTCGTCGAATTCAGTCAACGCCGTTCCATGCTGTTCATACGATATTCCGGCAAAGACGGCAGATTTTTCGTAGATCATGCTCGCGCTAAGAAACGAAGTCTCATCTTCCCCTTCTTCGGGGACTATCAGGACGAAACCGTTTATGCCTCTTAAGTCAGGAGTCTTGTAGGCGATGGCGTTGTCGACTCTGAGATTGAATCCGTAACCGCCGACGCCGGCGATATTCCTTGTGTCTCCAATATAGTTGCTGAAAAGATCGATCTTTCTGTACAGCATCTTTGATGGAGTCTCTTCGCGGCCGAAATATACTTTTCCGAAATCACCGGAGATGCCGGCGAAGGTCGCCCTGCTGGCGAAATCCTTTCCCGTCTCATCGAAATTGACCTGGTTTTCTATCTGCCAGAAGAACGAGAGGTCGTTGTCGAGCAGAAGAGACCCTTTGAACCCGATTCTCGAAGTATTACTAGATACATAGATGCTCGATTCATCTCCGTCGCTGAGGTTGTCAACAGAGACGTGTACGTATCCGTAAATCTTCGTTTCGAGCTCGCCGGCCGAAGCGCCGGAATGGAATATCGCTGTGATAAGGAACGTGGCCATAAGGACTCTTTTAAACATCGAACCGCCTCCCTGCAGTTTTTATTTTACGTCCAGACCAATTCGCGGGACGTTTAATCAACAGACCGGCACTGATGCTTTCATATCAGCTAAAAGATGTCAACCGGTTTTCATTATCCGCGGCCATGTTCACGAAAAGGTGAGAGACGCCTGTCAGCGGCGGGCAACCTGATAAAATTGAAAAAATATCCAAGACTAATCACTTTCCAATTGTTATATTGGCTGATGGTGGTGACCTTAAGCAGAAGGAATCGAAGGGTAATGTTGACAGACAGGTTTGGAAGAAAAATCGATTATCTTCGGATATCGGTAACCGACCGGTGCAACTATCGCTGCGTCTACTGCATGCCGGAATCGGGGATCTCTCTCAAATCGCACGAGGCGATCCTCAGTTTCGAATCGATAGCGGCTATAGCGGAAGAGGCGGCCCGTCTCGGAATTAAAAAGATCAGGCTGACCGGCGGCGAGCCGTTGGTCAGGAAGAATATTGAACGCCTCGTCGGGATGCTCGGTAGGATCGAAGGGATCGAAGACCTTTCAATGACGACAAACGCTGTCTATCTCAGCGAAAACGCTGCTGCCAGACTGAAGGGAGCGGGGCTCGGCCGCGTCAATATCTCCCTCGACACTCTCGACACTGTCCGCTTCGGAGAGATCACACGGGGCGGCGATATCGCCGATGTCCTCGCCGGTATAGAGGCGGCGAAAAAAGCTGCGTTGGATCCGGTCAAGATCAACATGATTATTTTTGGCGATACTTCTCTCGATGAAGTGGAGACGATGCGCCGATTCTGCAGGGAGAAGGGGCTTGTCCTTCAGACTATCAAGCATTTTTCCCTTTATAACAGGGATGAGATGATCGGCGATGTCGATCTTTTCGACAGGCCCGCTCCATGCTCCGACTGCAACAGGCTGAGGCTGACCGCTGACGGATTTTTAAAACCTTGTCTTTTTTCTGATGACGAGATTAAAGTCGACATGAATAATATCAAAGAATCGATTCTCAAAGCTGTCTCGGAAAAACCACTGCAGGGTACTGCCTGCTGCACGAGATCGATGTATCAGATCGGAGGATAGGAGATGGATTTTTCGCATATCGATCAGGAAGGAAAAGTGAAGATGGTCGATATCTCGGGCAAAGCGCTCGTCAAACGCACTGCCGTGGCTGCCGGCTCGATCAGGATGAAGACAGAGACGATAGCGATGATTTCAGATCGGCTGCTGAAGAAAGGTGATCCCATAGCGACGGCGAGGATCGCCGGGATCATGGCAGCTAAAAGGACTTCTGATCTTATCCCCCTCTGCCATCCCCTTCCGATCGATAACATTAATATCGAATTTGATATTCAGGAAGAGAGGATAGAGATCGAGGCGACCGTCGTCAATGCGGCGAAGACAGGCGTAGAGATGGAAGCCCTCACGGCGGTCTCGGTGGCTGCGCTCGCAATATATGATATGTGCAAAGCGGTCGACAGGGATATGATCATCGGAGATATCGTTTTAAGGAGCAAGAAGAAGGAAGAGCTGTGAAAGGGACATTTACAGTCGTGTCGGTGAATATCTCGAGGGAAAAGGGAGAACCGAAGATCCCTGCTGGGGAGATCGTCCTGCTCGAGGGGCACGGGATCGAGGGGGACGCTCATGCGGGAGACTGGCACAGGCAGGTATCGCTGCTTGCCGAAGAGGATATCGCCTTTATGAAGGAGAAGCTCGATACTCTTGGCCCGGGAGATTTCGCCGAGAATATAACCACCCGGGGTGTCGATCTGGCGGCGCTTCCCGTGGGGACGGTCCTTTGCATCGGCGATGTCTGTCTTGAAGTGACGCAGATCGGGAAGGAATGCCACAGCGGTTGCGCGATCCTTGAGCAGACAGGGGAGTGTATCATGCCGAAAAGGGGGATATTCGCGAAAGTATTGAAAGGCGGAGTGATCAGGGATGAGGATACTGGTACTTACGATATCTGACAGGGCTTCGCGAGGTCAGTACGAAGACCTCTCCGGCCCGGCGATCGAGAAAGCGCTGTCGGAGAGGATCGCGTCGGCCGATATCGACAGGGCCGTGATCTCCGACGACAGGGATGGAATAGAGAAGAAATTCGCCGAATCATCGTCGTATGATGTGATCGTGACAACCGGCGGAACGGGGCTCGGTCCGAGAGACAACACTCCCGAAGCGACCGAATCTTTCTGCGACAGGATGATCCCGGGGATCGCCGAATACTTAAGGAGAGAATCATGCGTCCAGACGGTGAACGCCGTCATCTCGAGAGGGACCGCCGGAATGAAAGGCAGAACGATAATAATCAATCTGCCGGGGTCTGTAAAAGGCGCTTCGTTCTGCGCTGAGCTTTTAGCCGGCGTGATTCCGCACGCCGTCAGGATGATAGAGGGCGGCGGTCACTGAGAGAGAGGCTGATCGTCGAGGCCGCGCGGGTCGAATAA from Candidatus Krumholzibacteriota bacterium harbors:
- a CDS encoding radical SAM protein, with product MTDRFGRKIDYLRISVTDRCNYRCVYCMPESGISLKSHEAILSFESIAAIAEEAARLGIKKIRLTGGEPLVRKNIERLVGMLGRIEGIEDLSMTTNAVYLSENAAARLKGAGLGRVNISLDTLDTVRFGEITRGGDIADVLAGIEAAKKAALDPVKINMIIFGDTSLDEVETMRRFCREKGLVLQTIKHFSLYNRDEMIGDVDLFDRPAPCSDCNRLRLTADGFLKPCLFSDDEIKVDMNNIKESILKAVSEKPLQGTACCTRSMYQIGG
- a CDS encoding molybdopterin molybdotransferase MoeA, whose product is MISYEEALKIVIGAADLTGNETVPLIESAGRVLAGDIRSDIDMPPFNKSAMDGFAVRTEDLRAGASLRIIETIPAGVYPKKSVGKGECSRIMTGGAVPDGAGRVVMVEHTEEADGHMTVTKESSAVNICFRAEDIRTGDLVLEKGTIIDPPRVALLASVGCDPVEVFRRPVMGIAATGSELVEPDEKPEGAMIRNSNGYQLFSQAARAGFDPRYLGIVGDTPEAVGEIIERVSGGVDLLIFSGGVSMGDYDFVPGVLREKGFELYFEKVAVKPGRPMVFGRRGKTAVFGLPGNPVSTFILFELFVKPLGFAMMGSKYRHREVRAVLAGAITRRKTGRRSHIPVRFVSPGVVGPVEYHGSAHIRAFAAADGIIAIETGVSRVEAGEEIDVILTC
- a CDS encoding MogA/MoaB family molybdenum cofactor biosynthesis protein; its protein translation is MRILVLTISDRASRGQYEDLSGPAIEKALSERIASADIDRAVISDDRDGIEKKFAESSSYDVIVTTGGTGLGPRDNTPEATESFCDRMIPGIAEYLRRESCVQTVNAVISRGTAGMKGRTIIINLPGSVKGASFCAELLAGVIPHAVRMIEGGGH
- a CDS encoding LysR family transcriptional regulator, producing MEPRAKLFLYDSERGGLFGDGRYELLDAVREHGSLQEAARRLGRGYRKAWEDIRKAEKALGRRLVDRSRGGRDGGSSRLTVFGTELLDAWKRYRRAVDGDIENAYERFLRKLVEGEYDE
- a CDS encoding MOSC domain-containing protein, whose protein sequence is MKGTFTVVSVNISREKGEPKIPAGEIVLLEGHGIEGDAHAGDWHRQVSLLAEEDIAFMKEKLDTLGPGDFAENITTRGVDLAALPVGTVLCIGDVCLEVTQIGKECHSGCAILEQTGECIMPKRGIFAKVLKGGVIRDEDTGTYDI
- the moaC gene encoding cyclic pyranopterin monophosphate synthase MoaC; the encoded protein is MDFSHIDQEGKVKMVDISGKALVKRTAVAAGSIRMKTETIAMISDRLLKKGDPIATARIAGIMAAKRTSDLIPLCHPLPIDNINIEFDIQEERIEIEATVVNAAKTGVEMEALTAVSVAALAIYDMCKAVDRDMIIGDIVLRSKKKEEL
- a CDS encoding porin translates to MFKRVLMATFLITAIFHSGASAGELETKIYGYVHVSVDNLSDGDESSIYVSSNTSRIGFKGSLLLDNDLSFFWQIENQVNFDETGKDFASRATFAGISGDFGKVYFGREETPSKMLYRKIDLFSNYIGDTRNIAGVGGYGFNLRVDNAIAYKTPDLRGINGFVLIVPEEGEDETSFLSASMIYEKSAVFAGISYEQHGTALTEFDDRSENGLRLAGSYSWEKYRLVGSFERLANINGARDVGRKTFGLGASFKAHEKMILKAQYNVTGGLVVDGDKVDDTGAKIVTAGIDLPAGDNTKFYGAWSVAINDPEADYACTGGGHGEIVVPEIGDNPTGLSIGIIHRF